GTTAACCTTCGCATCGAGCGCAATGAGTACGTCGCCATCATGGGACCCTCGGGATCGGGCAAATCTACATTGATGAATCTGATCGGCTGCCTGGATACCCCCTCGCGAGGCAACTATTGGTTGAACGGCCACCTGGTGAGTGAGTTGGACGATGACGAGTTGGCACGCATCCGCAATAAAGAAATCGGCTTTGTTTTTCAGACTTTCAACCTGCTGGCGCGCGCTACCGCGCTACACAACGTGGAGCTTCCCCTGATCTATGCAGGCGTGCCCACCGAAGAACGCATTGCGCGTGCCAAGGCTGCCCTGGCATCCGTGGGAATGGAACCGCGCGTTATGCACAAGCCGAACGAGCTTTCCGGAGGACAACGTCAGCGCGTAGCTGTGGCGCGTGCGCTGGTGAATAATCCCTCGATTATTCTTGCTGACGAACCTACCGGAAACCTCGACTCCCAGACGGGCAGGGAGATCATGGC
The DNA window shown above is from Terriglobales bacterium and carries:
- a CDS encoding ABC transporter ATP-binding protein, coding for MATQVAGTSERIAVAPPASCMICTEDLWKTYDMGSEQQVHALRGVNLRIERNEYVAIMGPSGSGKSTLMNLIGCLDTPSRGNYWLNGHLVSELDDDELARIRNKEIGFVFQTFNLLARATALHNVELPLIYAGVPTEERIARAKAALASVGMEPRVMHKPNELSGGQRQRVAVARALVNNPSIILADEPTGNLDSQTGREIMALFDRLHQQGNTIVLVTHEHDISEYAHRVINIKDGVIAGDERKK